From the genome of Syngnathus typhle isolate RoL2023-S1 ecotype Sweden unplaced genomic scaffold, RoL_Styp_1.0 HiC_scaffold_25, whole genome shotgun sequence, one region includes:
- the LOC133147009 gene encoding uncharacterized protein LOC133147009 — protein sequence MLIQVRYCQQQKYLKLDEVDGCFDFVQFHDKVIERFCLPPDAKLVYKDATGTEVDEDIFSDLVSQGNVTLSVFSNDEFSDCSLSSPSDYSDSSFSSCASTSTILLDEVPRKKPRLEGPLTAASARKLIEDVLGTSSGGEEVLQEYHTTKTLTDATRRKLVNIIVAHMIDKHGQLPSKAVREEYALGIVTVFPSLKDPYSKKGYEHFYDAASSTGYISWRLKTIQRKIRRGHASTSSPTGFSPGGGGPNVRRSIVVDQQLDGDAYQEAISLLNHTTDSSVIFLKMRETFQNRQKLIHDSDKTQDIFSIFPRFLDTKGLMNQDFTLLFEEEVSNLLLQKWDPFFRDNVIKEAKRLTPTPELRRMLQAAESPGSELDEAPIGLKSMVLSTKVDLLFAVPWRKTCQSFVK from the exons atgttgatccaggttcggtattgccaacagcagaagtatttgaagttggatgaggttgatggatgttttgattttgtgcagttccatgacaaag tcatcgagagattttgcctgccacctgacgcaaaattagtgtacaaagatgcaacagggacagaagttgatgaggacattttcagtgaccttgtcagccaaggcaatgtgactctatcagttttctcaaatgacg aattttccgattgctccttgtcctctccatccgattattctgattcaagcttcagttcatgtgcaagtacatcaactatactcctagatgaggttcctaggaagaaaccaagacttgagggcccacttactgcagcatctgctagaaag ttgattgaagatgtccttggtaccagctcaggtggtgaagaggtcctccaagagtatcacacaacaaaaactctaacagatgctaccagaagaaagttggtcaatataatagtggcacacatgattgataaacacgg gcaactccccagcaaagctgttcgagaagagtacgctcttgggatagtgacagtgttcccgtccctcaaagacccatactccaagaaaggctat gaacatttctatgatgctgcaagcagcaccggatacatttcttggcgtctgaaaacgattcagagaaagattcgaagaggacatgcatctacaagtagccccactggcttttccccaggaggag gaggcccaaatgtgcgcaggtccattgttgttgaccagcagcttgatggggatgcataccaggaagccatctccttgctcaaccatacaacagacagttccgtaatttttctgaagatgagagagacctttcagaatcgccaaaaactcatccacgactcagacaaaactcaagatatcttctccatcttcccaagattcctggatacaaagggattg atgaatcaagacttcacactcctgtttgaagaggaggtttccaacctgctgctccagaaatgggatccgttcttcagagataacgtcatcaaagaggccaagcggctcaccccaacacctgagctgcgccgaatgctgcaggccgcagagtctccaggaagtgaacttgatgaggcaccaa